Proteins encoded in a region of the Salvelinus fontinalis isolate EN_2023a chromosome 17, ASM2944872v1, whole genome shotgun sequence genome:
- the LOC129813782 gene encoding disabled homolog 1-like isoform X2, giving the protein MSSAGGESASSELQADVKTSTLRRESRRTKGQDRTETGLIKRFRGDGVRYKAKLIGTDEVTAARGDKLCQDSMMKLKGMATSARSKGEHKQRVFLTISFGGIKIYDERSGVLLHHHSVHEISYIAKDTRDHRAFGYVCGKEGHHRFVAIKSGQSAEPLIIDLRDLFTLIYDIKQREEMEKKSQKDKQCEQAIYQTILEDEVDDPVYQNINHFDLFGDMSTPPSMPPSPANTLDPSRSHHQHQHQHPPELFTGPFSPTSVPSGYMTMGPVQAAQWAQQGSFSGQAQTLAFGVQGPLQVTQVLPGGQPVIWSQANIFPATQQQWAAMAAYMPAQAVGVGGHHLPMMVPITTVCPGPQGLHGDLSSTPSSAITSPQHQAMDPALLQQLQQQHCLSGDSDVGEGPSSLGLVMLGSRCGTPGPMSPTSMGLGAVGRCETPVSFVMMARCETPIPGPVNVPPDTLVCSQLCLGSPAVMSPLALTQEEEGSCSDLDLSRMTLSPGTSTSPSTDSASTPASQPGPSSDSASSQTSDPPTDHSPIQTQATPPSTREDDSGLFTRALSPCPSGDAPPDSPQAQICPQEDS; this is encoded by the exons gTCAGGACCGCACTGAGACGGGGCTGATTAAGCGTTTCCGTGGTGATGGTGTGCGCTACAAGGCCAAGCTGATCGGGACTGATGAGGTGACAGCGGCACGCGGGGACAAGCTGTGCCAAGACTCCATGATGAAGCTCaag GGGATGGCTACGTCGGCGCGCTCCAAAGGAGAGCACAAGCAGAGAGTCTTCCTCACCATCTCCTTCGGGGGGATCAAGATTTACGACGAGAGATCAGGG GTTCTGCTGCATCACCACTCAGTGCATGAGATCTCCTATATCGCCAAGGATACCCGGGACCACCGGGCCTTTGGCTACGTCTGTGGGAAGGAGGGACACCACAGGTTTGTGGCCATCAAGTCTGGCCAGTCG GCGGAGCCACTGATCATTGACCTGCGTGACCTCTTCACGCTCATCTACGACATCAAGCAGcgagaggagatggagaagaaGTCCCAGAAGGACAAGCAGTGTGAGCAGGCCATCTaccag ACCATTCTGGAGGATGAGGTGGATGATCCAGTTTACCAG AACATCAACCACTTTGATCTGTTCGGAGACATGTCCACTCCCCCCTCG ATGCCCCCGTCCCCGGCCAACACTTTGGACCCCAGCAGGAGCCACCACCagcaccaacaccaacaccccCCAGAGTTGTTCACCGGCCCCTTCAGCCCCACCTCTGTCCCCTCAGGGTACATGACCATGGGGCCAGTCCAGGCAGCCCAGTGGGCCCAGCAGGGATCCTTCTCTGGCCAGGCCCAGACCCTGGCCTTTGGGGTGCAGGGGCCCCTCCAGGTGACCCAGGTCCTCCCGGGAGGCCAGCCCGTCATCTGGAGCCAGGCCAACATCTTCCCTGCCACCCAGCAGCAGTGGGCTGCCATGGCTGCCTACATGCCCGCCCAGGCCGTGGGCGTGGGGGGTCACCACCTCCCCATGATGGTGCCCATCACCACCGTGTGCCCTGGCCCCCAGGGCCTACACGGcgacctctcctccaccccctcctcggCCATCACCAGCCCCCAGCACCAGGCGATGGACCCCGCCCTGCTCCAGCAGCTCCAGCAGCAGCACTGTCTCAGTGGGGATTCTGACGTGGGAGAAGGCCCCTCTTCACTGGGCCTTGTCATGTTGGGCAGCAGGTGTGGAACACCTGGGCCGATGAGTCCCACTTCAATGGGTCTGGGTGCTGTGGGCAGGTGTGAGACGCCCGTTAGCTTTGTCATGATGGCGAGGTGTGAGACGCCCATCCCTGGTCCAGTGAACGTGCCTCCTGACACCCTGGTCTGTAGCCAGCTGTGCCTGGGGTCACCGGCTGTGATGTCACCATTGGCCTTGACCCAGGAAGAGGAAGGCAGCTGTAGTGACCTTGACCTCTCTCGGATGACCTTGAGTCCTGGCACGTCCACCTCACCCTCCACTGACTCAG CGTCCACCCCAGCCTCCCAACCTGGACCGTCCTCAGACTCCGCCTCGTCCCAGACCAGTGACCCCCCCACAGACCACTCTCCCATCCAAACACAGGCCACCCCCCCCAGCACCAGGGAGGATGACTCG ggcttaTTCACCAGGGCTCTGTCTCCCTGTCCATCCGGTGATGCTCCACCTGATTCTCCCCAGGCCCAGATCTGTCCACAGGAAGACAGTTAG
- the LOC129813784 gene encoding complement component C8 beta chain-like → MLLPLCAALCWLLLWRRNRWMMMVLMTKEDTVKGSMVEDFVSVVRGGDSESITSLAAKKLPTTQLMRLWGEAVHYNPDFIRRAKRLRYELVTSRDFSRAISLKKNLMRQLLPLC, encoded by the exons ATGCTACTGCCCCTCTGTGCTGCACTGTGCTGGCTCCTACTCTG GAGGAGGAACAGATGGATGATGATGGTGCTGATGACAAaag aGGACACAGTGAAAGGCAGCATGGTGGAGGACTTTGTCTCTGTGGTTAGAGGGGGTGACAGTGAGTCCATCACCTCACTGGCTGCCAAGAAGCTGCCCACGACACAACTGATGAGACTGTGGGGAGAAGCTGTGCATTACAACCCTGACTTTATCCGCAGAGCG AAGCGATTGCGATATGAGCTGGTGACCTCCAGAGACTTCTCCCGTGCTATCTCCCTGAAGAAGAACCTGATGAGACAGCTCCTGCCGCTATGCTAA
- the LOC129813782 gene encoding disabled homolog 1-like isoform X1, translating into MSSAGGESASSELQADVKTSTLRRESRRTKGQDRTETGLIKRFRGDGVRYKAKLIGTDEVTAARGDKLCQDSMMKLKGMATSARSKGEHKQRVFLTISFGGIKIYDERSGVLLHHHSVHEISYIAKDTRDHRAFGYVCGKEGHHRFVAIKSGQSAEPLIIDLRDLFTLIYDIKQREEMEKKSQKDKQCEQAIYQTILEDEVDDPVYQYIVFEAGHEPLRGHQSEESVYQVPTATSHQKGEGIYDVPKRHFMTNINHFDLFGDMSTPPSMPPSPANTLDPSRSHHQHQHQHPPELFTGPFSPTSVPSGYMTMGPVQAAQWAQQGSFSGQAQTLAFGVQGPLQVTQVLPGGQPVIWSQANIFPATQQQWAAMAAYMPAQAVGVGGHHLPMMVPITTVCPGPQGLHGDLSSTPSSAITSPQHQAMDPALLQQLQQQHCLSGDSDVGEGPSSLGLVMLGSRCGTPGPMSPTSMGLGAVGRCETPVSFVMMARCETPIPGPVNVPPDTLVCSQLCLGSPAVMSPLALTQEEEGSCSDLDLSRMTLSPGTSTSPSTDSASTPASQPGPSSDSASSQTSDPPTDHSPIQTQATPPSTREDDSGLFTRALSPCPSGDAPPDSPQAQICPQEDS; encoded by the exons gTCAGGACCGCACTGAGACGGGGCTGATTAAGCGTTTCCGTGGTGATGGTGTGCGCTACAAGGCCAAGCTGATCGGGACTGATGAGGTGACAGCGGCACGCGGGGACAAGCTGTGCCAAGACTCCATGATGAAGCTCaag GGGATGGCTACGTCGGCGCGCTCCAAAGGAGAGCACAAGCAGAGAGTCTTCCTCACCATCTCCTTCGGGGGGATCAAGATTTACGACGAGAGATCAGGG GTTCTGCTGCATCACCACTCAGTGCATGAGATCTCCTATATCGCCAAGGATACCCGGGACCACCGGGCCTTTGGCTACGTCTGTGGGAAGGAGGGACACCACAGGTTTGTGGCCATCAAGTCTGGCCAGTCG GCGGAGCCACTGATCATTGACCTGCGTGACCTCTTCACGCTCATCTACGACATCAAGCAGcgagaggagatggagaagaaGTCCCAGAAGGACAAGCAGTGTGAGCAGGCCATCTaccag ACCATTCTGGAGGATGAGGTGGATGATCCAGTTTACCAG TACATTGTGTTTGAGGCTGGACATGAGCCCCTCCGTGGCCACCAATCAGAGGAGAGCGTTTACCAG GTCCCTACCGCTACCAGTCACCAGAAGGGAGAAGGGATCTATGACGTCCCAAAACGCCATTTTATGACT AACATCAACCACTTTGATCTGTTCGGAGACATGTCCACTCCCCCCTCG ATGCCCCCGTCCCCGGCCAACACTTTGGACCCCAGCAGGAGCCACCACCagcaccaacaccaacaccccCCAGAGTTGTTCACCGGCCCCTTCAGCCCCACCTCTGTCCCCTCAGGGTACATGACCATGGGGCCAGTCCAGGCAGCCCAGTGGGCCCAGCAGGGATCCTTCTCTGGCCAGGCCCAGACCCTGGCCTTTGGGGTGCAGGGGCCCCTCCAGGTGACCCAGGTCCTCCCGGGAGGCCAGCCCGTCATCTGGAGCCAGGCCAACATCTTCCCTGCCACCCAGCAGCAGTGGGCTGCCATGGCTGCCTACATGCCCGCCCAGGCCGTGGGCGTGGGGGGTCACCACCTCCCCATGATGGTGCCCATCACCACCGTGTGCCCTGGCCCCCAGGGCCTACACGGcgacctctcctccaccccctcctcggCCATCACCAGCCCCCAGCACCAGGCGATGGACCCCGCCCTGCTCCAGCAGCTCCAGCAGCAGCACTGTCTCAGTGGGGATTCTGACGTGGGAGAAGGCCCCTCTTCACTGGGCCTTGTCATGTTGGGCAGCAGGTGTGGAACACCTGGGCCGATGAGTCCCACTTCAATGGGTCTGGGTGCTGTGGGCAGGTGTGAGACGCCCGTTAGCTTTGTCATGATGGCGAGGTGTGAGACGCCCATCCCTGGTCCAGTGAACGTGCCTCCTGACACCCTGGTCTGTAGCCAGCTGTGCCTGGGGTCACCGGCTGTGATGTCACCATTGGCCTTGACCCAGGAAGAGGAAGGCAGCTGTAGTGACCTTGACCTCTCTCGGATGACCTTGAGTCCTGGCACGTCCACCTCACCCTCCACTGACTCAG CGTCCACCCCAGCCTCCCAACCTGGACCGTCCTCAGACTCCGCCTCGTCCCAGACCAGTGACCCCCCCACAGACCACTCTCCCATCCAAACACAGGCCACCCCCCCCAGCACCAGGGAGGATGACTCG ggcttaTTCACCAGGGCTCTGTCTCCCTGTCCATCCGGTGATGCTCCACCTGATTCTCCCCAGGCCCAGATCTGTCCACAGGAAGACAGTTAG